The Topomyia yanbarensis strain Yona2022 chromosome 3, ASM3024719v1, whole genome shotgun sequence nucleotide sequence GACCATTTGACGGGGGGCTTTTAATACCCAGAGTACATAAAGACGAAGACAGGCTAGATTATTCTGTTGTGGCACCGACAACAGAAATGAAGTgagacgttgcaattattgtagAGTCGTATCGAGTTCCTCCCGATATCGCGAACTGGATGTCGGATTGGATAgtccgactcgttagtcggacgaacgccgGTAGTTATAAAAGGAGATTTTAACGGTTGGATCGTGGAGTGGGGTAACAGGCTGACCAACGAAAGAGGTTACAGGTTGTTGGAAACCCTCGCGAAGCTGCATGTAaggctgtgcaacgaaggttccgctgGCGCAGTCCGTTAAGACGGCCGGGAATCgctcatcgacgtaacattctgcagtgTGTCGCTGATCGAGAAAATGGATTGGCGAGTTAGTAAGCAGTACACACATAACGATCACCAGACGATCCACTACACCAGAATTGCATTGTAACGCAGAGAGTCAGGACTGGTGAGCGGAAGTGGAAAGTTAAGGCTTCGATAAGGAGCTTGTTGACAGTTTCAGTCAACGCGCTATGGTTTCGATACAGAGATTGTAATTTTCCTGTATAGGACCGAAAGTTTTAACATTGTGAATTCATGATTTTTAAATGTATATGACATTTAGGTATAGTTTTAGATATAGATATGTATAAGGGCATCTTTAGAATCGTAACAGTTTGACTTACGTTGAGTTCCTTTTAATGTGTTTGTACCCGGATCTTTAGCCAGCAATTCGTGTATGTATATATTGGTCACAGAGCAATTCCTTTTCGAAACGCAGTCACGTGCAAATTTTAGGTTAAGACACTGATTCTCGATCGGTCAGTGCgcaattattttaaaatgttgattttaattgcgtGTATTGTAAAACTCCGTAAATCGTGTTATTTTACCTAGCCAATCGTGTGTTTTAAATGTTGTACCCTTAACTTTGTGCTCGTAATTTTAAACTTGTGGAATTTGCTTTCACTTACTTTTAACTCCTTTGATCGTTTCCTTTCTTCCTCTCACCACCTACCTGTCAGATTGTTAGCCCAGTGGGCTTTCCTCCTGCATTTGGATGCGGTACTGGGTGATGCCCAAGGTGTGTTATGGATAGGTGAGCGCGAATCGGAGGGGTCCGACAACAgagctttttgtggaagcacttcgtgctgacaacCTCGCTCCAATTTTGAATAACGATGAACTGTAGGAAACATTAGCGAGGGCGTGTGACGTATCAAAATGCAGCCAAGGAACAGCCGGCGTCCGGCGTATTGGTGGAACGGAAAGCTCAGTACCCTCCGTGCTGCttgcctaaaagccagaagacatGTTCAGAGAGTAAGATCTGTGGCAGTTAGAGAAGAGTGTAGATTGACCTCCCAAGCGACTAGAGCCGCTTTTAAATGCGAGATAGTGCTTAGTAAGTCCACCTGTTACAAGGAACTGTGCAGATAAGTAGACCCCAACCCCTGGAGTGACAGGTATCgtgtcgtgatggccaagatcaaGAGTACAAcgacgccagctgaaatgtTAGCTGACAAATTGAAAATCATCGTgaagggtcttttcccgaagcacccAACCGCACTGAAGACCGCTATCCTGGCGTTTTCGGACATGTTCAGTCCACAGAAATGCCTGAAtgaaggctacttcccggacAGAAAGAAAATCCAatagctggtgttgctgccaaaaccagggaagccaccagcagatccagcatcgtatcggcctatatgcctgctagATACTTTTGGTAAACttttggaaagggtcatcctcagtAGGCTAACCAACCATGCTGAAAGtaagaacggactatcgcagaggaaGTTCGAATTCCGGAAAGGGATCttgacggtggacgccatccgcacaatCATCACGAGCGCGGAGAAAGCTTAAAGTAAAGgcgaaggggtaatcgctactgtgcCGTGGTTACGAtcaacgtgaagaacgcgttcaacagcgcAAGTTGGGTGGCTCTCGCCGGGGCGCTGCACAGAATTCAGGTCTCGGACTATTTGTGTATGGTTCTAAAAAGTTAGTATCAGATCCGGGTACTAGTCTACGAGACGAACATGGAGTAGAGGTCGATTAGTGTCACGGCGGTAGTACCCCAGAGCTCCACACTTAGTGcaacaacggagtgttaacactgcaaCTATCCATGGGGGTCGAGATCGTCGGCTTCGCAGATggcgttgtcctgacgataaccggcaAGACCCTCGAGGAATTGGAGATGTTGATGGCAGAGACAATGCAAGAGGAAATGGAGACATTGTGCAGACTTGCCGCTCAAACGTCATCACTTCCTCGCGTTCCTTTCCTGGGCACAGGGATTCTAGTGCTTGGCCAGAACACACATCTGCAGCTCCATCATTGCCGGACGAGACTCTTCCGTTAGCTTCTAGTATCCACAGACAATATTTCTCTTTTCCTCTTTCCTGCTTTTTCTCTTTTCCAGCGCCACGGGCGAAGGTGCTCCTTTGTACTTTTTCCTCGTGTTCCCGTCGCGAGCTGGTTGGATCCAGAGGATACTCTTTGCACCGGTCCCTTCCCCGTCTGTCTGTCGACAGTGCTTGCTGAGCTTTTTCAAGATCCAGAAGTAGAATGCGCACCCTCGCACGCGATACGCACTTGGATTCTTAGGATTCCTTAGGCGATTCGATCAGGAAGAACCGCACTTTTTACTACCGTTTCTCGCGTTTCCGTCGGACAGTGTTGTTCTGTTTGTTCACCGGCAGAATTGAACGGGCTGGATGTTCCCGCTCGGTCTCTCGCTCTAGGTTCCGTTTCTGGGAAATCTTTTCGCGAACGGTTTGCTGATATTTTTAAATCTCGACCGGAATCTTACTGGCAACGGCTTAACTTAGCGGATGTAAATAATACACTCTAAAGAGAAACTGGGCAAAATTGGGTTCACTGCGGTCTAGTAGCGGTTGGGGTTGAAACGTGACTCAATTCCGCTTCGAGTGGAAGCGTTAGATTACTAGGGTATCTGCTATTCAAAGTAAATCTTGCGGTACAGTGaatgcttattttaggtcattcaaaattatttcatattttcttcacgaaaatttcaacaatttttcagttttacaTTCGGTTTGTTTACTTatcgataaacatatgattacggcgttaaagccaactgtcaaaattcactttgaatgaaaattccgaACAAACGGTCACTCGTCAATCTCAGATGTTGGTAggtaaacaaaaaagaaaaggtTTCTCTTGCAATAAGTGCTGTGAATTGTGttcagccagtaacggtttgttcggaatttccCTTCGAAGAGAATTTTGTCAGTTggttttaggccgtaatcatatgagacttctgttgatttttttcgacaatttaaaaactaaatcgatctttttttatcaaaaactaaaaaatctggaaATGATCATTAATTTGAagtaaaacaataaacaagaagcAATACTGGCGATACCTGGCTGACCAGTGTTCAAGTTGCTCGATAAATATTTTCGGAAATTGATCGCTTACGACTTTCGTGTATACTAGCATCGTATTGTCTACCAAGACAATACGGTGTTAGCAATACTTTCTGATCTTTTTTCCTTTCCTGCCAAGTCTAATTCCTAAAACTaacttatggcgatttcgctagaacctgaaactgagttcTAACCcaaaccgctgtcagttcatacattttgacagcagttggggttaggaactgactcagtttcgcctcaaacaaaaaccacaaatGTTTAGTCATGCCATACGAAAACCATAACGAGGTTTGCGAAAACAGACTATCGATTGTCATCGAACCAAGCGAGTTTTGTAACTTTTCTCTCTTTTTACTTTCAGCTACAAACTATAGGGTTTGTCTCTTTATGACCGTTAATAAATTGATTTTCTATTAATGCTATTGCTGAAAAGCAAGTAATTGAAAGTGTTAAAAACAACGTATTCTGAAAACTGTGCCTTTTTATAATTCAACTTAAAGAGTtcgaattcaaaaaaatatatatatataaaaaggTGCAatgaaaaaaactgattttttggttAGTTCTCATAATAAAACTTTATGAAATTATTGGCGACCGAATTTAccacaactttgtggaagaatCCAACTCTCTATCGACGCCATGTACGAGAAACCTTGCTGAATCTCGGTTGTAATTCCAACCCTAATATATCTCACATGAGTACATTCTGTTCAGCTTCCGAATATCCTTGAAGCTTAGCTTTTCCCGTTGTCCCAGCTCAGTGTCTCCATTCTGTAATAATTTAATGTTTTCAATATCAGCAACGTTGTTTTGTAACACAACCAACCTACCGAAGATACAATCGTTTGCTTTCCGTTGGCACTGAACGCCCATCCACTACGGTGCATTATGCTATCGAAATCGTACGGTATACCAAAGTCGTTGATCTCGCCCTGGTCGGCTTTGTCCAGGTATACCAAATCATGGCTGTTAACATTGGCCGGTACCACTCTAACGTACAAATCTCGATCCGGTCTGCTGCTGGGATGGGTAAAACCAAGTGTATGCAGCAGCTGATGCAGAATGGATCCCTTCGTCATACAGCCACGTGGATCTAAGTTCAAGTCCTGTGCACCACCGTGCATGCCCAGTGCCGACCAGCAACCGGACTCATACACGCTTATGATGACAAAGTTTTTGTCCTTAGCTTCACGACCAACAAACCTTACGCAGCTCAGCCCTTGTATTTCATCCATCGCGTCCCGTATGATGGTCTTGTGCTCCAAAGCTTTGGAGTATGTAGAGAAATAAATTTCCAATCGTATTAACCAAAGGATATACACTTACTGATGTTTCCAATGAACAGATAGGGAATGGTACTTTCAGTCCATCGTTTTATCTGTAAACGAGATTCGCCAGTGTTCGGATCATCCTCAGTTTTGACAACTAGATCACCATGCGACTGGCGACCGATTTCTTCGTAAGGATGATACAACAGTCCGTTCGTAACGAGTGCCAGATAAGCCAAAACGTGCAGTCCTATCAACAAAATCTGTACATGGAAAGCATTAGTAGGGAAAAGGTCCAATAGCTAGAATAAAGTTGAAGTGCACCTTCATGTTAATCAAAAATAAAGATTCGAATTAATGTTTCCGAGACTCAAGACACTACTGGTGACTGTTTTATGCGGAACAAGCAGTTTTTCTCCAAATTCATCTGTTTACTTTTTGATAAGTTCCATATTATCAGTATTGCTGCAAATAAGAGCTAATTATCATATAGCTGTTTTCATTGTTTAGTTTCTGGGAAAAGATCATTTGGAGTGGACGTCGCTAGTTGAAGGAGCTATGTAAGGGGCATTCGGTAAGTGATTTGATGCATGCTGATGGTTGACTGCCTAACGTATTTACAGTTCACGAATGCTCAAGATCTAATTGAATTATATCTTTCTGAATCTGGGAGTGAACTTCTTGCTATCTGATAGGTATTCAATGATGCACAAAGGAACTATTCTCAAAATAtctttgaggccttagatagcCTATCTCAGTATTTTtgaggaatatttttttttattcatttcgtttatttatttttattcatttcgtttattttacaggcacaaatgcgttagcttggcggtgccaaattcttctgtttttacattttggatatcttaaaactagaaggttacaatgttgaatttttttttacaaaagaaaagaaagtttacaactatcttaagactagaaataagattcaatatacaagagagggccaaaagatttttttatgaaaaattttaaaacaagggattcagtttgatatacaagagggggagtaatactattttacgaaatattttacagttatcttaaaactggggtaaatccgacctagtaaatggttttgactgtaaaatgctcattttacatcggatcaagtcgttttatataccaaattaaaggttagactcctgggcaactttctgtatatagcatttCATTCGGATCGtggaaatattttgagatacaagcgttttacgaaaatgttcatttttgctgttttcaaaaatggtggggtaaacccgaccccctatgtttttggttgatttagtgcagatattacccaaattttatggtttttcaatgataaatcaatgaatgttgtgttattgaattgtaacatgaagaaaatggagttcaatgtcaatcttggaatgctaaaatcacgagcagtagcacgtattgatattcccatttgcatcggagcaattgcttgacgaatactataatcatcacgtttttgtgtctttcgtttgtaattatgaaccatttttcataaaaataatataaaatgacaataaaaatatatttcaatttgataaataaacattttcttagcaaaaaaagcggtcggatttaccccactatttagagatcggatttgccccaccccgtcatttttcattacgatgcaattaaaaaagttacgaaaaaggttgaaccaaattcatctacgcacttcgtaggactttaatcaaagaatttaaatccacttacattttttatgctatcactttaacaatcagaaatatcctgtaggcgataatgcacaaaagtcaaatcaaaagttgtaaaaacacactttttgtcgtttgagcatctcaatgtagattaataaaatgctgtcatgccaccattatgattattttcgatgctctacacgacaccattgatattagttcgcgtagtgcttctgattttcggtaacagagggaggtcgggtttacccaacggtcggatttgccccaccttaccctatagtttagtacacaaaagggggaacaaatatttatgagaaatttcacagatatcttaaaactagggatacaattctatttacaagatggaggacaagagtttcaataaagagtaaaaattatagctatcttaaaactaggaatacagaatactaatttgattttttttttaacgaaaacttatgcttggtcaagatattcagagggtggcttatttccacatcagtgtagcagcagttgtatcaaggacaggggagaaaaggcgtatggtgacagggaaagaagagcaaaacttgcaactttcgctcaaacggggggGTCAGCGacacaaatttgcgcctcagtctagtaagttgtcgagtaccggattggcggatggtattcttcggacccgcggggaatccttcaaaagtcatcggacctcgagtcactctcgcttcagtttccttctatgcaggcgtagtggtaagggcgacggcggttacatagtggcactctggagctgatcggttccacaaggcaggaggaaactctaaaaacgagaaataaaaagagaagagctaaattgggatatttatcgtttttatgaaagtataaataagggacatataggggaaatcacgagttgccagcatatcttggactggtacattgggtggtctacctcgggcccgaagggaatcctttaactgagacctggcgtcacaatacccggtgcatacccagacaacgtgctcgatgtcgtgatagccctcgtcacaagcgcacagactactttccgcaagcccaatacgccgcaaatgcgcatccatggtgtggtgattggacataagtcgggacattacactaataaaatcccgacccacatccatccccctgaaccaaggcttcgttgatagctttgggataatcgaatgtagccatcgtccaagttccccattgctccacgaggtttgccaactgttgagcgtcctctgacaacaaatactaaaaaattcgttgaagcagataggtctttcgtatatgtcaccatttaatgcgcccacctttgctaatgagtcggccttttcattgcccgggatagaacaatgagagggagcccagacaaaggtaatctgataagatttttcagataacgtacacaaggactcctgtatcttccccagaaaatacgggaattgcattttaggcttcaccgcacgaagagcctcgatagagctgaggctgtccgaaacgatgaagtagtgatctgtggaaatttcgtttatttgataggcacaaatgcgttagcttggcggtgccgaattcttttgtttttacattttggatattttaaaactaggaggttacaatgttgaaatattttttttaaaagagaaaaattttacagctatcttaagactagaaataagattctatatacaagagaggggcaacagattttttttatgaaaatttttaaaacatggaattcaatagtaatagttttttaggaaatatttacagttatcttaaaactaacaatatagtttggtacacaatagggggaacaaatatttatgaaaaatttcacaggtgttttaaaactagggttacaattctatttacaagatgggggacaatagttttaacaaagaggtaaaattacaactatcttaaaactaggaatacggaatacaaatttaaacttttttaccggagacttatgcttggtcaagatattcagaggggggcttatttccaaaattggtgtagaagcagttgtatcaaggacaggggaaagaaggcgtagatggtgaccgggagagaagagcaaaacttgcaactttcgggcaaacgggagatcagcgaaacaaattagcgcctcagtccagtaggtcggattggcggatggtattcttcggacccgcggggaatccttcaaaaatcatcggacctcgagtcgctcttgcttcagtttccgtagtggtaagggcgacggcggttacatagtggcagtctggatttgatcggttccacaaggcaggagaaaacttctaaaaacgagaaataaaaagagaggggctaaatagCTTTGAGGAATATGTTCAGAATATTGTCACACACCTTCATGGAAGGGTATTTTAATCTAAAATTAACCTCTTCATGCCCACGTTGTTTATAGACAACGTTTTTAAAgagttataactttcgatttagGTATGATTTgatcacaaaaacaaataaggctaataaatatgtctattacttttcatttgagcactaatagTTGCAagtatcagctctagaactaaagttattgcaattagtctgattgaactcctatgaagcagtgctgccagagacagtttacgttgacgacgataaattaaattttcatatatcttcgttatttcgcaatatttttgaaaactgattacACCTATTAATTTACACTGTCTTCGACTAAATTTGCCATGCAAtaggactattgtaaatattttaggagaattgtattgagcattggaaggtttCAGGAATGGTTTGAGTATTGTAAAAGAAATGTAGAATTATATTTTGAATACATTGTTTagttaggttttacaccaaccgatatAACCccgcaaaatgagccggatgaacttcgtttgacaattctcggtggtttgtttacatgggagttacgtgagttcgaatgtaacaggttagcacccgttgcactcgcactcacgcaattgacaaagtaaataaaccaccgagaattagATTTTTTTACTGACaaagttaacctcacttttcttgacagttcacttgtactgtttacatggacttacatgtaaacagtacaagcgaactgtcaaaaatgaaaacttcagttcatttgtgacgtcagcgtaaagtattaaATTGTTAATCATGaaattcattcatcatgagttcattcgtgtcgtcatcgtGTAGAACTCAATGGAAAATGGTGCAGGGCTGCAGGAAGTGATTTTTTATTCAATGCGTGACACGTCAAcgacgtcatacaaattttgtcatcaatacacacttatgacacgtttGAGCGCGCATCTTAAAAAAGTGCAATCGGAAATATAAAAGGGGGAAAATggagggcccatattattggctcgaatcaaaactcgtcgaaatgtcaattgacgataggttcatccggagtgttcatttgtgtttaccttttgctagcgttgccaattttattttgtgtccagcacccaatgtggctacgccacatcgcttttgcgcgtgctgtccgacttcgctaccgctcagtcggtcttaaactagggatagcccctatgtttgagtaagccgggcaaacgagtggatcacaggttcgcttgcttccgacggcgggtcggtggccacctcgcccgggcctcggttatgcggctaagccgcatcgaaatggtaccccttaaacattctaacttgaatcggttgtgtcaccggagccggaatactaattagatccagccagcattccggctgagttaaactgggaagtttgtaaaatttaatctggaaataaaatttttttggcaacgctccagcaccccgttgatttcaccacctgggcgccaggttgacgatatgaaatgaactttgtttactttcgacaagttttgattcgagccaacaacatccagccgaaAATGGATCTCCACACAAAAATAAGTTGGCCCAAACGTTGTACAAGACCATATGAGCGGtgttaaggctagtttacagttcgggaaatggatcgcgggatttcgcacgggatttgcgttgggatttgatcagggaaaatttcccgccgagatctctccaaactgtcaaaccaaacactctgctgcttcttaaaaatacaaacagtatcaaacttgcagcgaattgtaaactttataaaaatactattttccccgtcggaaacaatttgtgttgaattgttcccgggCGCATTTCTGTGTGGTGatttttaaaatcccgtgatgtttcccgcggttgggtttacacttcaggaaaactgtcatttttgtgtagacttaTTTCCCGTCACGGaatttgaaatcccgagctccatttaaaatacacagggacccaaatcccgtgacacgttttccgaactgtaaactagcctttaagAGGAAGGCACGTGCATTTTGATACGATactattaaattaaataaaacgaaTGGACTTTGGAGTAGGCCTTGCTACAAGCGGCCGTGAAAAAATTGCTGATGGTGTCACAATTCTCAAATATGTTTTATCCGAAGCTGCGAAAAACTGAGCGCTCAAGCTCATCATGGTGATGCTTACTGTTCGTGTTTTCTGAAAGAGGAAATGGATTTTACTCTGACTGgaaaaaaatacttcaaaaGATCCGGTAGAATTACTGCAGTGGTTCGTTTTCTCCGTTAATGGCATACGGAAAAGCAATCCTGTCATTCGtttccgagctctcgatcgaagcagatcgttttcttgtgcCTTGCATAAGTGAATAAATATATACCCCATCGTTAGACGCAGCCATTATTCGCCGGTGCCTAGGCTGGTGAAGGAATTGCAGAATAGCCGGACAcaccgctatataagctaagcattttttttttatttcccgtTCCCCCGATCGCTCGCTACTTTTAAGATTCCCTTCCCTTGAATTTAAGTTTCATCCTTCGTTTACAcgacgtgctatcctcgtgcttAAGGTGAAGCGAAGCCAAAATCACCACAAAGGTTCGGTTATGTTCGGCTATGTTCGGGTTACGTTCAGAATCTGTTTGCGGCTAGAAAGTATATCGATATGAGATGGCACACACACAAGCGTATCCttcagcaatcagctgactgatttttgcaccacgcgtttcatttgttttgaaaaataaaaaggtacaaatttcccAAACCAATCAAAATTCCGTGAAGAGAATCTATTCATCAGCTTGTGCTAACATGCCTGCATACAAGCAATCTAAGCAATCTGAGATAAgacatttaagttacaaaagattttgtcttacgcgccaatgcaatgttttgattttgacgatgaaataaaaagaagaagcagaaacgacggcaGCCATTTTAACTGCCACCTTGTGGTTCTATTCAGCATGTCCTTAAATGGTCGAGGGCAAAGGAACATTTTATgagaatgatattcccatgggtATACCGGATAACCTCACAATTTCtacctcccctgattcccccaatCCTCCACGCATTAAAACATACACAGCCACTTCAAATAgaccctgggtggtctattCCCTGCCCAACACGAAATCTCCTTATATTCTAGAGATCTCAcaggagctgactgctaactacccgtccgtATTTCAGATACCACGTgatcgagctaataagatacgcgttacaGTGAATGACCTCTACCAGGCAAACTGCTCGctgcgagcgttttacgaagtaATTCAGgatgtatgtgccttgtagggcagtggagatcgatggggtcgtcgccgaaccgggtctgaagtgcgaagacctgttgaagtacgggattggctgctttaaggacccttcactacaacaggtgaagattctggaatgcaagccaAAACTGAGGATAATAAGACACCTTATTCTCTGTcagactcgcttcgggtgactttctccgggtcttctcttcccaactatatctttctggataaggttcgtctacctgtttgcctgtttgtaccgcgggtaatgaactgcagcaattgcaagcagctgggtCACGCAGCCATTTATTATGACAATAAGAATCGGTGCGGCagatgcgaaggagagcatgaggatgacgcttgcggtagataaactgaaaagtgtatttactacGGGGACCCTCCGCATGGTCTTAAAtgaagcagcgcggggataaaataaGGCACtcttttaaggaacgctcgaagtgCTCTTAAGCTGAAATTCTTTAGAAGgtttcgccatctgtcccttccgaaaattccttttcTCTTTTG carries:
- the LOC131691050 gene encoding zinc metalloproteinase nas-4-like, giving the protein MKILLIGLHVLAYLALVTNGLLYHPYEEIGRQSHGDLVVKTEDDPNTGESRLQIKRWTESTIPYLFIGNITLEHKTIIRDAMDEIQGLSCVRFVGREAKDKNFVIISVYESGCWSALGMHGGAQDLNLDPRGCMTKGSILHQLLHTLGFTHPSSRPDRDLYVRVVPANVNSHDLVYLDKADQGEINDFGIPYDFDSIMHRSGWAFSANGKQTIVSSNGDTELGQREKLSFKDIRKLNRMYSCEIY